One window from the genome of Raphanus sativus cultivar WK10039 unplaced genomic scaffold, ASM80110v3 Scaffold3924, whole genome shotgun sequence encodes:
- the LOC130507030 gene encoding uncharacterized mitochondrial protein AtMg00310-like → MVLLKSVLAAMPTYSMSCFKLPQSLVKQLQSVLTRFWWDLSPEIRKMCWVLWEKLSMPKNAGGLGFREIAQFNGALLAKLSWRILKNPNSLLALTLLGKYCHSTSFLEANTPNGASHGWRRILIGRDLLLQGVGWALGSGNSVNVWCEPWLSTDTPTAIIGPPTQVSQNWKVSELIDPVSADWDLNKIRGLVPQYEEEIC, encoded by the coding sequence ATGGTATTGTTGAAATCAGTTCTGGCAGCCATGCCAACATACTCGATGTCGTGTTTTAAGCTGCCTCAATCTTTAGTCAAGCAACTCCAGTCGGTACTTACTAGATTCTGGTGGGATCTATCCCCTGAGATCCGAAAGATGTGTTGGGTCTTATGGGAAAAACTGTCGATGCCAAAAAACGCTGGTGGACTTGGTTTTCGAGAGATTGCCCAATTCAACGGTGCGCTCTTGGCCAAACTCTCGTGGAGGATACTGAAAAATCCCAACAGTCTACTAGCGTTGACCCTACTAGGGAAATATTGCCATTCGACCTCCTTCTTGGAAGCCAACACACCAAACGGAGCTTCACATGGCTGGCGACGCATTTTGATAGGTCGCGATTTGCTGCTGCAGGGAGTAGGCTGGGCACTGGGTTCAGGTAACTCGGTTAACGTGTGGTGTGAACCATGGTTATCGACAGACACGCCCACAGCTATTATAGGTCCTCCGACACAGGTATCCCAAAATTGGAAGGTCAGTGAGCTGATTGATCCAGTATCTGCAGATTGGGACCTGAACAAAATAAGAGGGTTAGTACCTCAATATGAGGAGGAGATATGTTAG